The following coding sequences are from one Lycium ferocissimum isolate CSIRO_LF1 chromosome 3, AGI_CSIRO_Lferr_CH_V1, whole genome shotgun sequence window:
- the LOC132049310 gene encoding probable disease resistance protein At4g27220 isoform X1, translated as MELRDSKQERRIFLNRNLVSILQLTVASYLIQPIVRQFGYLFCYKKNVKDLQRQSERLNAMSNGVQRSVDLARGNLQEIAPDVEAWLVEVNQMKPKIQNIENQCLNGRCPNVKSRFVLSRRAKKTTKVVIQLQNEGNGYLSLCGPASLLGMDFFLGTGIYMEFKSRKSTEHDIMEALKDRNASIIGICGMGGVGKTTMVKTIAKRVRGEKLFDEVVMAVVSQQPDLRKIQGEISELLGLKLEEESLSARSSRLRTRLMNVKKILVILDDVWSRLDLEELGIPYGSSHEGCKIVLTSRVRDVCTATRAEKIITVEVLDEEEAWILFRGQTGNCIEAPDLRPIARDVANECKGLPIALVTVGRALQNKHKPLWEDALLQLRKALPTNIPGLLADVYRPLELSYDRIESAEARSLFLLCSLFQEDFNIPIEDLIRYGMGLRMFGGIQNLAEARNRAYTLVEILKDRFLLIEGYKASYVKMHDLVRDVAIFIASQDKHTFLISHNVNLKDWPIEDSYEHYKCISVISKEMSSLPSGLTFTKLDLLQLECDKPQISVPDSFFEGMRALKVLDICHMDMPFLPPSLGFLRNLRAMHLYSCSLEDVSVIGELVNLEILSFRGSDIKVLPAQIGKLKKLRLLDMSGCGDLREIAPNVISSLVRLEELYMGCNFSFRWAVVEEGKERSNASVGELETLSNLSTLEIRIADAKAIPRNMLLSSKLTKYAISIRDVLPNNVEKRFQRAMYLFLPTMAPLADWIRSTLRGTEYLDLVGEGSKNAVKELIPEAFQHVKVLQINNCDMLEFLVNTSCIVPGTGVFPILELLNLVDLTSLQEICHGPLPPGSFSKLKELKLDLLDCLKSLSIYPNVSLANLRSISINRCPRLQNLFPISVVRGLSQLEELRISDCQMMEEVFSEDVLGDEVVDDKIKFSKLKILRLVDLPMLKAFCKGIEDIEFPSLQFSRIENLPNLPNFSPESSFTAHDDQIIELQTLSVESPHRLKVETAR; from the exons ATGGAACTGAGGGACTCTAAGCAAGAAaggagaatttttttaaatcgtAACTTAGTTTCCATCCTCCAATTAACTG TTGCCTCATACTTGATCCAGCCAATTGTCCGACAATTCGGATATTTGTTTTGCTACAAAAAGAATGTTAAGGACCTTCAACGACAATCAGAGAGACTAAACGCTATGAGCAATGGGGTGCAGCGTTCGGTTGATTTGGCTCGTGGGAACTTACAAGAGATTGCTCCTGATGTCGAGGCATGGCTGGTAGAGGTTAACCAGATGAAGCCAAAGATTCAGAATATTGAAAATCAGTGTTTGAATGGACGGTGTCCCAATGTGAAGTCGCGATTTGTGCTAAGCAGGAGAGCCAAGAAGACAACAAAAGTTGTTATACAACTGCAAAATGAAGGCAATGGTTATCTTAGTTTGTGTGGCCCAGCATCTTTATTAGGTATGGACTTTTTTCTTGGCACTGGAATTTACATGGAATTTAAATCTAGAAAATCAACAGAACATGATATAATGGAAGCATTAAAGGATAGAAATGCCAGCATAATAGGAATATGTGGCATGGGGGGTGTTGGGAAGACCACGATGGTGAAAACAATTGCTAAGAGAGTGAGAGGAGAGAAACTTTTTGATGAGGTTGTCATGGCAGTTGTTAGTCAACAACCAGATTTAAGAAAGATTCAAGGTGAAATTTCTGAGTTATTGGGTCTGAAGCTTGAAGAGGAAAGTTTATCAGCTAGGTCGTCTCGTTTACGGACGAGATTAATGAATGTTAAGAAGATTCTTGTCATTCTAGATGATGTCTGGTCCAGGCTTGATCTTGAGGAACTTGGAATCCCTTATGGGAGTTCACATGAAGGGTGCAAAATCGTGCTAACATCCAGAGTCCGCGATGTCTGTACTGCAACAAGAGCTGAAAAAATCATAACAGTTGAAGTTTTAGATGAAGAAGAAGCGTGGATTCTTTTCAGAGGGCAAACGGGAAACTGTATTGAAGCCCCCGATTTACGTCCTATAGCAAGAGATGTTGCCAATGAATGCAAAGGTCTGCCAATTGCCCTTGTAACTGTTGGAAGGGCGCTGCAAAATAAGCACAAGCCTTTGTGGGAGGATGCCCTTTTACAATTGAGAAAAGCTCTGCCTACTAACATACCTGGACTGCTTGCTGATGTATATCGACCACTAGAGCTGAGCTATGATCGGATCGAAAGCGCTGAAGCCAGGTCTCTCTTTCTACTTTGTTCTTTATTCCAAGAAGATTTTAATATCCCCATCGAAGACTTGATTAGATATGGAATGGGATTACGTATGTTTGGTGGGATCCAAAATTTGGCAGAAGCAAGAAACCGAGCGTATACTTTAGTTGAGATACTTAAAGATCGTTTCTTGCTTATAGAGGGATATAAAGCATCATACGTCAAAATGCATGATCTTGTTCGTGACGTTGCAATATTTATCGCATCCCAGGATAAGCACACCTTTTTGATAAGCCACAATGTCAACCTCAAAGACTGGCCGATTGAAGACTCCTACGAGCACTACAAGTGCATCTCTGTGATTTCGAAGGAAATGTCTTCACTTCCAAGTGGACTGACTTTCACTAAACTTGATCTTTTGCAATTAGAATGTGACAAGCCACAGATCTCCGTACCAGATAGTTTCTTTGAAGGAATGAGAGCACTCAAAGTATTGGACATCTGTCACATGGATATGCCATTTCTACCACCATCTCTAGGATTTCTAAGGAACCTTCGAGCAATGCATCTTTATAGCTGCTCCTTGGAAGATGTATCCGTGATTGGTGAGTTAGTGAACCTTGAAATTCTTAGTTTTCGTGGCTCTGATATTAAGGTATTGCCAGCACAAATTGGAAAGCTGAAAAAGTTGAGGTTGTTGGATATGTCAGGTTGTGGCGATCTTAGAGAAATTGCACCAAATGTGATATCAAGCCTAGTTCGCTTGGAAGAACTTTATATGGGGTGCAACTTTAGTTTTAGATGGGCAGTTgtggaagaaggaaaagaaagaagtaaTGCTTCAGTTGGTGAGCTGGAAACGTTATCGAACTTGAGTACTTTAGAGATTCGAATAGCCGATGCTAAGGCTATTCCAAGAAACATGCTTCTTTCCTCAAAGCTGACAAAATATGCTATATCGATAAGAGATGTCCTGCCCAACAATGTCGAGAAACGTTTCCAGCGAGCTATGTACCTTTTCCTACCGACAATGGCTCCGTTGGCTGATTGGATTCGGTCAACATTAAGAGGCACGGAGTATCTAGATTTAGTGGGAGAAGGTTCAAAGAACGCAGTGAAAGAGTTGATTCCGGAGGCTTTTCAGCATGTGAAGGTATTGCAGATCAATAACTGTGATATGCTGGAGTTTCTTGTAAACACAAGTTGCATTGTACCTGGAACTGGTGTTTTCCCCATTTTGGAGTTGCTGAATCTCGTCGACCTTACCAGTTTACAAGAGATCTGTCATGGTCCTTTGCCACCAGGATCCTTCAGTAAATTGAAAGAACTGAAGCTCGATTTATTAGATTGCCTAAAGAGCTTGTCAATATATCCAAATGTTTCACTTGCCAACCTCAGATCCATATCCATAAACAGATGTCCTAGATTACAAAATCTCTTTCCAATTTCAGTGGTCAGAGGGTTGTCACAGCTTGAAGAACTTAGAATCTCTGATTGCCAGATGATGGAAGAAGTCTTTTCAGAGGATGTACTAGGAGATGAGGTTGTGGATGACAAGATCAAGTTCTCCAAATTAAAGATCTTAAGGCTTGTGGATTTACCAATGCTCAAAGCATTCTGCAAGGGAATTGAGGACATTGAGTTCCCCAGTTTACAGTTCTCGAGAATTGAGAACCTTCCAAACCTCCCAAATTTCTCCCCAGAAAGTAGTTTTACTGCTCATGATGATCAGATTATTGAGTTACAAACTCTTTCCGTCGAATCACCACATCGGTTAAAAGTAGAAACGGCTAGATGA
- the LOC132049310 gene encoding probable disease resistance protein At4g27220 isoform X2 produces the protein MSNGVQRSVDLARGNLQEIAPDVEAWLVEVNQMKPKIQNIENQCLNGRCPNVKSRFVLSRRAKKTTKVVIQLQNEGNGYLSLCGPASLLGMDFFLGTGIYMEFKSRKSTEHDIMEALKDRNASIIGICGMGGVGKTTMVKTIAKRVRGEKLFDEVVMAVVSQQPDLRKIQGEISELLGLKLEEESLSARSSRLRTRLMNVKKILVILDDVWSRLDLEELGIPYGSSHEGCKIVLTSRVRDVCTATRAEKIITVEVLDEEEAWILFRGQTGNCIEAPDLRPIARDVANECKGLPIALVTVGRALQNKHKPLWEDALLQLRKALPTNIPGLLADVYRPLELSYDRIESAEARSLFLLCSLFQEDFNIPIEDLIRYGMGLRMFGGIQNLAEARNRAYTLVEILKDRFLLIEGYKASYVKMHDLVRDVAIFIASQDKHTFLISHNVNLKDWPIEDSYEHYKCISVISKEMSSLPSGLTFTKLDLLQLECDKPQISVPDSFFEGMRALKVLDICHMDMPFLPPSLGFLRNLRAMHLYSCSLEDVSVIGELVNLEILSFRGSDIKVLPAQIGKLKKLRLLDMSGCGDLREIAPNVISSLVRLEELYMGCNFSFRWAVVEEGKERSNASVGELETLSNLSTLEIRIADAKAIPRNMLLSSKLTKYAISIRDVLPNNVEKRFQRAMYLFLPTMAPLADWIRSTLRGTEYLDLVGEGSKNAVKELIPEAFQHVKVLQINNCDMLEFLVNTSCIVPGTGVFPILELLNLVDLTSLQEICHGPLPPGSFSKLKELKLDLLDCLKSLSIYPNVSLANLRSISINRCPRLQNLFPISVVRGLSQLEELRISDCQMMEEVFSEDVLGDEVVDDKIKFSKLKILRLVDLPMLKAFCKGIEDIEFPSLQFSRIENLPNLPNFSPESSFTAHDDQIIELQTLSVESPHRLKVETAR, from the coding sequence ATGAGCAATGGGGTGCAGCGTTCGGTTGATTTGGCTCGTGGGAACTTACAAGAGATTGCTCCTGATGTCGAGGCATGGCTGGTAGAGGTTAACCAGATGAAGCCAAAGATTCAGAATATTGAAAATCAGTGTTTGAATGGACGGTGTCCCAATGTGAAGTCGCGATTTGTGCTAAGCAGGAGAGCCAAGAAGACAACAAAAGTTGTTATACAACTGCAAAATGAAGGCAATGGTTATCTTAGTTTGTGTGGCCCAGCATCTTTATTAGGTATGGACTTTTTTCTTGGCACTGGAATTTACATGGAATTTAAATCTAGAAAATCAACAGAACATGATATAATGGAAGCATTAAAGGATAGAAATGCCAGCATAATAGGAATATGTGGCATGGGGGGTGTTGGGAAGACCACGATGGTGAAAACAATTGCTAAGAGAGTGAGAGGAGAGAAACTTTTTGATGAGGTTGTCATGGCAGTTGTTAGTCAACAACCAGATTTAAGAAAGATTCAAGGTGAAATTTCTGAGTTATTGGGTCTGAAGCTTGAAGAGGAAAGTTTATCAGCTAGGTCGTCTCGTTTACGGACGAGATTAATGAATGTTAAGAAGATTCTTGTCATTCTAGATGATGTCTGGTCCAGGCTTGATCTTGAGGAACTTGGAATCCCTTATGGGAGTTCACATGAAGGGTGCAAAATCGTGCTAACATCCAGAGTCCGCGATGTCTGTACTGCAACAAGAGCTGAAAAAATCATAACAGTTGAAGTTTTAGATGAAGAAGAAGCGTGGATTCTTTTCAGAGGGCAAACGGGAAACTGTATTGAAGCCCCCGATTTACGTCCTATAGCAAGAGATGTTGCCAATGAATGCAAAGGTCTGCCAATTGCCCTTGTAACTGTTGGAAGGGCGCTGCAAAATAAGCACAAGCCTTTGTGGGAGGATGCCCTTTTACAATTGAGAAAAGCTCTGCCTACTAACATACCTGGACTGCTTGCTGATGTATATCGACCACTAGAGCTGAGCTATGATCGGATCGAAAGCGCTGAAGCCAGGTCTCTCTTTCTACTTTGTTCTTTATTCCAAGAAGATTTTAATATCCCCATCGAAGACTTGATTAGATATGGAATGGGATTACGTATGTTTGGTGGGATCCAAAATTTGGCAGAAGCAAGAAACCGAGCGTATACTTTAGTTGAGATACTTAAAGATCGTTTCTTGCTTATAGAGGGATATAAAGCATCATACGTCAAAATGCATGATCTTGTTCGTGACGTTGCAATATTTATCGCATCCCAGGATAAGCACACCTTTTTGATAAGCCACAATGTCAACCTCAAAGACTGGCCGATTGAAGACTCCTACGAGCACTACAAGTGCATCTCTGTGATTTCGAAGGAAATGTCTTCACTTCCAAGTGGACTGACTTTCACTAAACTTGATCTTTTGCAATTAGAATGTGACAAGCCACAGATCTCCGTACCAGATAGTTTCTTTGAAGGAATGAGAGCACTCAAAGTATTGGACATCTGTCACATGGATATGCCATTTCTACCACCATCTCTAGGATTTCTAAGGAACCTTCGAGCAATGCATCTTTATAGCTGCTCCTTGGAAGATGTATCCGTGATTGGTGAGTTAGTGAACCTTGAAATTCTTAGTTTTCGTGGCTCTGATATTAAGGTATTGCCAGCACAAATTGGAAAGCTGAAAAAGTTGAGGTTGTTGGATATGTCAGGTTGTGGCGATCTTAGAGAAATTGCACCAAATGTGATATCAAGCCTAGTTCGCTTGGAAGAACTTTATATGGGGTGCAACTTTAGTTTTAGATGGGCAGTTgtggaagaaggaaaagaaagaagtaaTGCTTCAGTTGGTGAGCTGGAAACGTTATCGAACTTGAGTACTTTAGAGATTCGAATAGCCGATGCTAAGGCTATTCCAAGAAACATGCTTCTTTCCTCAAAGCTGACAAAATATGCTATATCGATAAGAGATGTCCTGCCCAACAATGTCGAGAAACGTTTCCAGCGAGCTATGTACCTTTTCCTACCGACAATGGCTCCGTTGGCTGATTGGATTCGGTCAACATTAAGAGGCACGGAGTATCTAGATTTAGTGGGAGAAGGTTCAAAGAACGCAGTGAAAGAGTTGATTCCGGAGGCTTTTCAGCATGTGAAGGTATTGCAGATCAATAACTGTGATATGCTGGAGTTTCTTGTAAACACAAGTTGCATTGTACCTGGAACTGGTGTTTTCCCCATTTTGGAGTTGCTGAATCTCGTCGACCTTACCAGTTTACAAGAGATCTGTCATGGTCCTTTGCCACCAGGATCCTTCAGTAAATTGAAAGAACTGAAGCTCGATTTATTAGATTGCCTAAAGAGCTTGTCAATATATCCAAATGTTTCACTTGCCAACCTCAGATCCATATCCATAAACAGATGTCCTAGATTACAAAATCTCTTTCCAATTTCAGTGGTCAGAGGGTTGTCACAGCTTGAAGAACTTAGAATCTCTGATTGCCAGATGATGGAAGAAGTCTTTTCAGAGGATGTACTAGGAGATGAGGTTGTGGATGACAAGATCAAGTTCTCCAAATTAAAGATCTTAAGGCTTGTGGATTTACCAATGCTCAAAGCATTCTGCAAGGGAATTGAGGACATTGAGTTCCCCAGTTTACAGTTCTCGAGAATTGAGAACCTTCCAAACCTCCCAAATTTCTCCCCAGAAAGTAGTTTTACTGCTCATGATGATCAGATTATTGAGTTACAAACTCTTTCCGTCGAATCACCACATCGGTTAAAAGTAGAAACGGCTAGATGA